taactaaaattaaataaaattacatttacAGAATATATTTTAGATATGCCAAAGTTTGAACCTAAAAGGGAAACTatatttagcaaaaaaaaaaaaaaaagcaaaaacaaaTAACAAATAAACAAACAATTAGTGTATATACAATCATATATTTTTAGTACAAATAGTATAAGTAGCTTTGcagataaaaatattattatgtttaagAAGTAAGGCaagtattttatataaaaaattcaataaaagtatataaatctacatttaacaattttattttaaatagatCAAGATTTGGAcctaaaattttcatttcatttagaaaataaataaatgcaattttattatataaatgttTAAAAAAATGGGTAAATTAGTTTGATGTCTTCTAAAATTATTATGAAGTGTCTAACATTATTTAGATAAATTATTTAGATAATTAATAATGTAATTTctaaaagataaatatcaagattGAAATTGTAAATAACCTCCAAATAacaattttaaatttgtttcaaattttGTAAAATTGTTAAGTGATAATtagataaacaaaaataaaataacactAATTAAGTTTTAAGTAGCAAATCACAATGAGGAATTgtgagaaatttttaaatatttttatgagaattcatattttgagatttttataaataaaaaagctacttattaatttttatatataatgttatgtaatattaaaatttaatatttgtcataattttaattagaatATTTATGTCATATCATTTCttatatttttaaacattttcCATATTCCTATACTTTATAGTGTTATAATTGTATCTCATGtcgatatttttatttataatttttaaatagaccagtatttatatatatatttttaaatatttacacTTTAATTATTGTAAACTAAATTATGACAATATATTTGTATtgcaaatatatttaaaatttatttaaaattaatatgcACAAATTATGCTCATTAGTATATATACAATGTGGTTTATTAGACATACAATTTtttcttgaaacaattttaagTAATAAAATAGTAAGAATCACTCGCTCCTGGGCATAAGCTCAGGTGGTAAGGACTTGCGTCAGACGGTCCTAGAAAAAGGTGAAGTCTGGGGTTTAAACCCTACAGCTTCCAACGTACATTCGCGATTTACCTCATACATGTTGGTATTAGTTTGGTGCGTAAGCCCATGATAccatataaaaaaagaaaaatagtaagAATCACTCATTAGTTATTCAATTATTGGATAATTGATAAGCGCTTTGCTTATGGCCCAATTTCaaagatttttctatttattaattctcacacacacatacacacacacacacacacacacatatatatatatatatatatatatatatatattaattcaaCCTTAATAGAATTATCTAAATtaaaaaatccaaatccaaaatccaaaTTCTACGCTCTCAAATATAAAATAATCATGTAAACAAAATGCATACCAAAGTGGGAATCCACAAATTACAATGCCCTTCTGTCAattctaataaaaaattaatccaaacttttCTATCGCACATGCCACTGtattataaattaaaacaaaattcattcatattttacattgctccttttattttcataatttaactaATTTATTGTTTATTGTataattttgttgatttttttaatGTTAACTGCATAGccaattataaaaaattttgaaaattgttaaATGTGATCAAGTTATATTGGATCATTTAATACAATTAAAGACTTGTATATAATATTTACGAATGTTAAAAATAACAAGTTAAAGAAGAGAGCTACACAAGTAATTGCAAATTAGTTATGAATTAATTATAAGTAGTCATAAACTAATTATGAGACATTTAATATTTGTGCATACTGTCATTAGCATTACTATTCAACTAAGATTTATATaagaatattttttgaaaaaaaaaaatacacattgTGCTAAAgcaatctcttttttcatgtttTAGATAGATATTTTTATTcataaatcttaaaaaaaaaaatacatgtaaGTCAGCCACATGATCCTTGGGGGTAGGGCAGCTCAAATATTGTAAACTGGAGACCCAGGTGGGAGCAGTCGGAATGAAGTTGAAATGGGGGGCTGTGTTGGGTCATTCCCAAAGAGTATCTGTAAAATCTCTAATGCAAAGTCTCAAAGGAAGTTGTGGATCCTCTTTGCTGAGCTGAGGGTATTAGAAAGCAGCATTGCAATGGTCATGGGACCAACACCTCCAGGAACAGGAGTAACAGCAGATGCAATCTTGCAAGCCTCCTCATAACATACATCTCCTACCAACCTGTAACCTCTAGGACTTTTTGCATCCTGTCACACAAACACGAAGCTAGCTCAGGAGAAAGattgattgtgtgtgtgtgtgtgtgtgagagagagagagagagagagagagagagagagagttaagggCTGGGTAAAAAATATATGCACACCTCAACTGCATTAATTCCAACATCAATGATAACTGCACCAGGCTTTATCCAATTACCCTTTACCATGTTTGGTTGCCCTACGGCCGAGATGATAATATCAGCTTGACTCGTGATTTCCTCAGGGTTCTTGGTTCTGGAATGCACGATACTTACTGTAGCATCTTCTCTCTATGAAcattaaaattttgaagcttAAAATCAGTCAGGCTTGCACGAGTCAATACCCCCAACCCTCCACCTCAAAAAAAGGCTTGTAGGAAGTACCAGTAGGGAATGGGGAGTTCAATGCTTAAGATGACTTACTTGCAGTAAAAGAGCAGCTGGCATTCCAACAATGTTGCTCCGGCCAATGACAACTGCCCTCTTTCCTTTGATAGCAATCCCATATCTATGCAACAGCTCAATGCAGCCTTTAGGTGTACATGGAACAAACAAGGGTTCCCTGCCTCGCATGGCAAGGCGGCCAATGTTCAATGGGTGAAATCCATCCACATCTTTCTCAATGGTAACAGCATTTAAGATGTTCTGCTCATTCATATGCTGAAAAAATGAAAATCCAGTCAAGAGAATATAAAAACTGGTTTCTTACCAAacacaggagagagagagagagagagtttgtgatGTGGATCACATTTTCAAGGACACCTTGTACTAGTTGAATTCCAACTGAACCAACTAGGTCGGCTTGAAAAAACCCAAATGGAAGTCAAATCGAGCCTCTCTATGGTGTGGATCACATCTTCAATGACGCCTTGTTCTAGGTGATTTCCAGCTGAACTAACTAGGTCGGCTCAAGAAAATACCCAAACCAGATGACTGGTTTGGTACTCCAGTAGGCTGGGTTGAATTGAtcatttagtttagggtttttttttttgttttgttttttgtttttcatttctgtttttgttttttattttttttttttttatgaaacaaTTCGAGAATTCAGTGAGATTGAAATTTTTCAGAACatatgcaagatggaaattgaTAATGAACTTTGAGCTATGAATGATTAATGATGTTGCCAATCAAAGAAGCAATACGATAAGTTGTTAAGGTTTGCAGGGAGTGCAATCTTGACTATTTCTGACCCAAGCTTATCTAACTTGAAAATAAGTGTGACGAAATTAATGGGGTCAAGTGTCTGAGATTTGAAATATGATGATTAAATTGGAAAGAGCTTGTCTATGGAATAGTAACCCTACAGAAGCAGCTGCAATATGCAACATTACAATATTCAGCCTTctcttcctttatttatttattcattttaatatttttttgccATTATATTCAGCGGGTTGGGTTGTGTTACATTAGGTGGTCTTGTGAACACCCCTACCACTTCCCACTATAACTCCCTTTTCTTAGATATTTATGTAGTTTTGTGAATCAAAAGAAAAACAAATCAACTATGATGCGATGGAGCACACTTTGATGTCCCTTTCTAAGGCCATGGATTGTATCTTCAATGATGCCTTATTCTACAGGATGAATTTAAACTGTCAATGTCCAATAACCATTCACTTTCCATTAGATGCCCAAAGGCGAGCTAATATTTTTATCTACCTAACCATGTGGACACACATATGATAGGCTGTTCAAGGGTAACAAATCACACAAAAAAACAACACTAATAATCCAGATATCTTGTGATGAGTTCATAAGGAGCATACAAAATGCATCAAACCATATACGCTATTGAATCACTAATCTTACACCATGTTGAGAAATGAATAAGACACTGTTATAACAAAGCAGTGCTGCGCCAAGGGAGGCATCAACAACAACATTACCATCAAGCATTCATCAACAAAAGATCTAAATGTCTACATATTATTAGAGAACTCATAAAACAGTTTCActtgtgttgattttatttttaactaAGCCATAAACTTCCAGCATTTTTTTTCCCTAACCACCAACATTTTTTCTTATTTGGTCAGCTTGGATCTCAGCTGATGAGAAAAGTTTTCATGCAGTAATTTACTGTTATCAAGACTCTGCTGGTAGTAGATTATTCAGCGTTATAATATAAGGACAGTAGCACTATTTGTAGTTGCTAGCCATATAGAAGCAACTAGTAGCATGATTTACCAATGAAGAAACACTAGTCATAAGTAAGAATAGTAGCATGATTTACCAAGGAAGAAACAATAGTCATAAGTTAGAATCATACTGAAGGCAGAGGTAACTGAACAAGGATGCCATGGACTGATGGATCGTCATTGAAGTCTGAAATAAACTTGAGCACCTCTTGTTCTGTGGAGTCCTCCGGCAAATGCACTTCATAAGAGTTGACTCCTACAGATTCACAAGCCTTTTTCTTGTTCCGTACGTAAGTTGCAGAATCCTTTCTGTCTCCAACTAGGATTACTGCTAGCCCTGGAACAACACCAATCGCATCCTTCATCCTAGATATTTCAGCTGTTATCTCATCTCTAATTTGCTTTGCAACTGATTTTCCATCAATTACCTTTGCAGAGGTATCCATGGCCATGGCAGCTGCACAAGAAATCCATTAAGGAGCAAATTAAAAGGATTAATATCCCAATGCTTAAAAACAAAGAATGCTGCCCAAACAAAACTACATTGGCTCATCAGTCCACAACTAATGTTATTAGGATAACACCAAGCTCAGAATTCAAGCATTGAAGGTACTTCCAAATAACTGCAAACTAGAATAGCTTAATTTTCCTGAAGCCGCACAACCAATTTTAAGCGATGTGACAAGAAGAAGAAGTCTGCATCAGAATGAAAGTACGTGCTCAGCACAAGTTGGGCTGCCACAGCTGAACTAGTTGTAATGCAAACCGCAACTTTTGCTTCTTAAAACATTTAAAAGAACTTTGACAACACTAACCAGACAATGCCTTACCAGATAACTTGGAGGCATTCCACCTGTTTGACAAAATAACCGACTCAATAAGTCCCCTGTGATTTGTGAAACAACACTACAAACGGCTcaaaatttgcaaaaaaaaaactctaacaGACACCGTATAAAGCAAATTCTACAAAATTGTAAATGGCTTAGAAAAAAACAATTTGAGAAAATCCCCCCAGTCCTCCGTTTGATTGCTGAGAAAAAACAGAGGAAATTGAGGGAAACAAAGCAAAATCCAATATTTTTGGTTTAAACGAAAAACTAAacttccccaaaaaaaaaaaaaaaaaaaaaaaagaaggggagTCCGGTGCACGAAGCTCCGGCAAATGTGGGatccggggaaggggcggacaGCGGGTCTATAGCAGGTAGCCTCACAACATTTTTCCTGGAGCCTATAATACCGGAATTAAGCTTAGTCAAATGGGTCCTCTTCACGCAACTGATAAGATTTAGAATACCTTGAaatttttttctgaaattttctCGGCAGCCAAACGGAAAATAAAagcgtgggggggggggggggggagggggagggagAATGGGAACACGGTGAAAAAAGCCAAGTACCGGTGACTCGGGACGACGAGCTGGGCGTGCTATGAACAGTGCTGATTGAAAGTGAGGCATGGCTTGGCGGGCGGAGATGGAGAGGAAGCAGTAAGCGGCGGAGGCGGACGAAGCCGCTTTGGATGACTCTGTTCGTGCTGAGAGGCAGAAGACGCGCAGTGGTGGACGATGAACAGTCTGTGAACATCATCATCGACGCCATATGAAAAATGATGcaaagacacaatcaaacaacttcTATGCCGTCTGGTACTACTCTGCGTCGACGTCGGAACTAGGGTTTAGTTTATAGAAAGAAGGATCACACTACAAGCGTGCGGGAGAGGAGAGACGGCCGCCGGCGATGCCACATCAAAACGGCGGAAATGGGTAAAATTACTAAATTACCTGTTCCTTTCACAATTAAATTCGTACGCCCAAGGTTGAATTTCGACAAATATtagggagatatatatatatatatatatatatatataaagtaagaaagaaaatatagaaatatattaaactaattaataaaaatttaattttgggcattacaaatatttaatttttaattataggagagtatattttaaaatttttagttatagtaggatatatttttatttctaatagtatttgatataaaaaataaaataaaaataattttatcaaataaaaataatattttcttttcctttttatcaaataaaattcttaGTCAAAATGgataataaatattttgtttcaaaaaaataaaaattttaaaatatatattctattattattatttttgtattacTGTTAAGCACAAAATTTGTTTAGatacatttaaataataaaataaaataaaaatttatcatAGATAAACTAGTAAACATTGAGTATATATTCTTTGAGCCcgcaataatatatttttttacagTTTTTTAGTAAAATATgctataaaatttttaatttgaattgcaaaggtaattttttaattactattattttattttaaaagctAACTactcaattcaattcaatatttAATGTTCaaataaattactaaaaataCATCCTCACTAAACTAATGAGGTGTCCCTAGCAATGTATGAGATTTAGATTGATCCACTTAAAATAGCTTTTAAACAAAGGCTAATAAGTATTTAATGAATTAATATATGCATCATTCcatgtatttaatgaattatTTCCATCTTAGATAAAGGCTAATAAGTATGTATTTAAATTACCTAGAacattataataaatatattactTATTTGTTTTATTGTACAAAAATTTTGATTGGCTCTAtaattttgtttagtttttaaTTCAAAATCACTAAAATTTAACATTGGAGTtttaaaaggcaaaaaaaaaaaaaaaaacctctttttctacttttatatgtataatttttttttttacttctctctctctctctctctctctctctctctctctctctctctctctctctctctctctatttttgttGATCTATATAAAAATACAGGAATAATGATACTAGCTAAAATTACTATTGTCGAAAAGTATCTCTTGTTTAATGTACTTGGAGTCCTCACATTTATGACCGATTTAAATAACAAGgtgtttattattttaaaagcataacATTTCAATAAGACACTTACCCTTAAGGCCTGAGTTTTATCCAATAATTGGAATAGATTGACCGATATGAACCTTTGAAGGACAgctacaacaaaaaaaaaaaacaaaaaaaatcaattgAAAAGTGCTTCAACAACAATCTCAAAAACCAAAGTAAAAGATATATAGTAGAGAGAATTATTTAGACTCTATTATGCATATTTAGGTATAAGGAAGCTTTCTTATATATATTGTATAGTTATTGGGCCCTTAATAAAGAAAATATTAAGCATGGAGCATGTCTAGTACTTCATTAGTATTCAAGTATTGCTAGTTTATAGTGTTTGTAATgaatgtatttatgttatcaatTATGAGAGCGTACTAGTTGTATCCAACTTGTTGACACTAGATTTTATTTAGGTGTCAATTCACTAAGCATGTGGGGTACATTTCAACCAAAGGCTTAGGGTGGAGTTCGACGAGTCTTCTTAACTTTCTCTACCTTTCCTTTGTGTTTTTGccatatttgatttatttttacCATTTTTGACTATCCCAGATAGTCCAGAACGGTTTGAAACGTTTAGGTGGGGTCTAACAAAGATTTTGATCTTCTGTACCCAATTGAGACAAAATAGCCGtcatttcaaacttttgtggtctCTTTTTGCAAAATTTGACTACACTAGTTGATTCAAGGCAATCCAAAATAGTAAGGAGAAGTATGAGAGTGATTTTAACCTCGGACATGCAAACCAAGGcaaaattctttttattttgaGCTTTTTAGTCACTTTCTCTTAAATCTAACTACACCAAGTGATTCAGGATAGTTCAAAATGGTAAGGAGAGGTCTAATAGTGATCTTGACCTTAGGCACACAAATCAAGGCAAAACCTCTGCCATTCATGCTTTTTAGATATCTTTTTTGCCAAATGTGATACCATGTGGACTTAAAATAATTAGATGTTACAATCCATATTAACAAAGTGTACATTTCTTTTTGGAagtcttcctataagaactccacagttaagcgtgcttgacttggagtaatcttgggatgagtgacatTCTGATAAATTTTCATAGGAAGTGTGTGAATGGggacaaaaacacactgaaaagaacacgtgttggtatgtggggttagtcattagttcgataaggcctgctcccctattgtctggtctagatagaggaggagagacacaatactccctggcagacccaggttggggcattacaaaatggtatcagagcaattacctaaCCGAAAATGAGATGAGATTCACATCgactgagtttggaaatgtgggttcgcaacgaggacattGAGTTCTGttagtgggggagaatgtgataccccatggaagaaatgtttaaaaggattagatgttactaccatatcaacaaggtgcatctttcttttcgggagtcttcccttaagaactccacagttaagtgTGCTTGACTTGAAGTAATCTTAGGATGAGTGACTTTCTGGAAAGTTTTCTTAGGGAGTGTGTtagtgaggacaaaaacacactaaaaaggacaagTATTAGTCTGTGGGattagtcattagtccgataaggccctgctgtctggtctaggtggaggaggagagacgcaataCTCCCTGGCaaacccaagttggggcgttacaccaaATCTGACTGCATTAGGTGAATCAAAGTAATTTGAAATGGTAAGAAGATGTTAGATAGTGATTTTGATCTTGAACATACAAATCAAGGCACAACCTTCATCACTCCGAACTTTTGTGGTCCCTTTTTACCAAATCTGACTACACTGGATGATGTAGAACAGTCTAAAATGGTAAGAAGAGGTTTGCCAATGATTTTGACTTTAGATGCGCAAATCCAAGTGAAACCCTATCGTTCCTAGCTTTTTTGGTCTTTTCCCACCAATTCTAACTGCATAGGGTGATCTAAAGCAATCCAAAATGGTAAAGTGGCGTCCTTCAGCGATTTTATCATATGACACCAAAATCAAGATAGAAGGCCCATCATTTTGGGATTTTCAACTCACTTGTTGGccttttgagtccaatccctagttttgataatgacaaaccgcaagttacttatgtgtgtatctagtgattgaacatgttatcatcaaaacgagatttagtcttgttaggccaacagtataaaatatggcaaaaatgtagaaacatagataactttgaaaagtataaaaaggcaagaaaaaaatgcaagaaaaaagttgttagtgaaactaaacatagatcatttaataatttgtatgatagattagatacaaaagaaggggaaagagatatatttaaactttctTGAGTTATTGAAAGAAAAAGTAAGGACTTagataatataaaatgtataCAAAGTGAGAATGATATTAtcttggttaaagaagaagacataaaagaaagatagcaaagttactttagtaagttattaaatgaaaaccaaaatagaaggcttaaacttagaattgacaaataaaggaaaaactaaaaatatgagatttattcacaagattagagttaacaaagttaagtttgtactaaaagggataaaaaaaatggaaaagttatagaaccagataacatcccaattgaagtctGGAAATgattaggtgataatggaattatatggttaattaatttatttaacacaattataaaaactaagaaaatgctagacgAATGGAGGAAAAGTGCTTTAATACCTAtacacaaaaataaaggagatattcaaaattataataactattgtggaattaaaattacaagtcatatgatgaaactatgggaaaaggTAGTTGAATAAAGGTTATAGTTAGAAATGAAGGTctttgaaaatcaatttgattttatgcatGGGAGATCTACTATGAAaggtatatatttttttaataaaattaatggaaatatttagggaaaagaagagggatttgcatatAGTAGATATTGATTTAGAGAAAGCtctaaaacaaaaatacaaaaaaaaaaaaaagcatatgtAGTAAGTATActgatgttattaaggatatgtacaatggagtaatgactaataTAAGAACTATTGGTGGAGAGACTATAGAATTTCCAATCATGATAGGTGTACATTAATGATTTGCtttaagtccttatctttttgctttagtgatggatcaactgaCTACTGACtgggagtatccaaaatgagattccatagtgtatgttgtttgcagatgaatttttattgattgatgaaaactagggatggagtagaggttaAGTTGGAATTATGGAGAAAAACTTTAGAATCTAGATGCTTTAAGATAAattaaaataagacaaaatatatgaaatgtaatttcaataatagtaggagaaatattaaagataaagttaaacttgatgatgtagaaataaatagcacttgtagattttgatgcTTTGGATCTATTATAAAAgttgaaggaaaaattgaagaggatgtaatgcataaaattaaagtaagttgggtaaaatggagaagtgtttcatgtgacgccccgatttttctataattttttttaaaacaataataaatattcactcgtcatcaaccATATTCGccaatcggccacgtcaacaacccgaTTACCACTCTTATGACCCGACTcacattgggtaccaggtaaaaagcCATTTCATTTAAACAACCTAACAACGGAAAATAGTATatacttaacaaccagaatacaatactcagagtatcaacatacatatatatatatatatatatatatatatatatatatatatatatacattatcatCTCATACTCAAAAACaattcaactctaggggaattactcctcccctagtccaaaactcatcctgtgtgtcagggtctcagctccctattgTCTCGGAGCTCTATTGCCTGACCTATCTTTGTTCCtagaaaaatttagataatttgggtgaaagacatctcagtaaaggaataaattatttacagtatgtgaCCATATGaattcaattataatacactttacttttcaaattaacatttcatctgagaataATACattgataaacatattctcataatcatataattatacaacacaagattttataagttttaaaactatttctcaaatttaaccatttccaacacatatttacccgcaaagtccctgagaatagggaagactacCCGCTTATACAGATAGCTTCtctttgccctaacacgttatgcagttaggtatgaccacatctaatacctatcaggacactcaccttactcagtaagcccttaggcagaaagtttcactttgcctcaattatttatattattaactcacacggttccatttcttaattttatcattatctatttcttaatttccattatttctttcatttctcattttagcccattttatcattttttcactTTTCGTTTCTATTTCACTattcggctcatgagtatccttggtatctagtaccaacatcgagTTTGTAACTCATGGTTACCTTGAGAATCTtctttccatgccatgcttcccctcatggttaaggttgtgcggccgaaggctggatctaaccgtggttggccaacccggttagatcaaaatatcatatcacatatctcgcgtctgtagtatgactgaCCGGCCTATAGTCTTGATCTAaactcaaggggcacaacaactctactaaacaactcagtcgactgtca
This region of Malania oleifera isolate guangnan ecotype guangnan chromosome 10, ASM2987363v1, whole genome shotgun sequence genomic DNA includes:
- the LOC131165914 gene encoding bifunctional protein FolD 4, chloroplastic translates to MASMMMFTDCSSSTTARLLPLSTNRVIQSGFVRLRRLLLPLHLRPPSHASLSISTVHSTPSSSSRVTAAMAMDTSAKVIDGKSVAKQIRDEITAEISRMKDAIGVVPGLAVILVGDRKDSATYVRNKKKACESVGVNSYEVHLPEDSTEQEVLKFISDFNDDPSVHGILVQLPLPSHMNEQNILNAVTIEKDVDGFHPLNIGRLAMRGREPLFVPCTPKGCIELLHRYGIAIKGKRAVVIGRSNIVGMPAALLLQREDATVSIVHSRTKNPEEITSQADIIISAVGQPNMVKGNWIKPGAVIIDVGINAVEDAKSPRGYRLVGDVCYEEACKIASAVTPVPGGVGPMTIAMLLSNTLSSAKRIHNFL